CCCTTTTGAAAGGTCTGCCCATGGAAACAGTCGAAAAGGTAGCACTTATCCTCGGTATTCTGGGGGTAGTCGGAGGTTCCGCATTGCTGGTTCTCAGCCTGCTCGGCTATCTTTCCCATCTTCCTTTCTAGCATTAAGCCTTGGAACGAAGAAGAATCACGAAAATCTAGGCTAAGAAAACTTGGATCAAGCAGCCACGTTGCCCAAGTCTGATTATCAGGGCGGAGGAGGGCCTTCTTCTATACCGTAGAGCATGTTGTAGTACGATTTGTTCTTGAAGTACCTGTCATACAGCGATACGTGCTTATCCTCAAGGCCCATGAGGTATTCATGTATTCTCTGCGCTGCCTGCCTTCCAGCTGCTGCTGCCTTGACAACAAGTGTTTCACCTGTAGTTACGTCGCCAGCGGCAAAGACTCCAGGCATCGATGTCATGAACTTCTCATCAACTATGATGGCTCCTCTTTCGTTCATCCTTATTTTTTCCCTCGACTGTATTGATGTGTTCGGACCTCTTCCTATTGCTATAATCACACTGCTGCATTCGACCGTTATTTCTTCGCCGGTAGGGACAGGCCTTCTCCTGCCAGATGAGTCAGGCTCACCAAGCTTCATCACTGAGAAAGTTGCTGAAACCAATCTTCCATTGACGCCGTTGAAGGCCTTTGGCTCGACAAGAAATCTGAATTTAACCCCTTCTTCTTGAGCTTCGGAAACCACCAAAGGATATGCAGGAAGCTCCTTCGCTGTTCTTCTGTACATTATGGTAACTTCGCCGTTAGTAAGACGCAATGCAGTCCTTGCGCTGTCTATGGCGCTGTCACCTCCTCCAATGACAAGGACCTTGTTTCCTAGGTCATACTTTGGCTGCCTCAGATAATTCTGTACACCTTCCATGAATACGTCTTCGAGAAAGCGGTATCCATCGATAACTCCTCTGAGGTCTGAGCCGGGAATCATAAGAGGAGTGACATCCTTGGCGCCTGTTGCGATCAGCACCGCGTCAGCTCCATCCTGGAGCAGCTCTGAGAGAGTCACATCTTTTCCCACAGATATGCCTGTCTTTATCTCGACACCCATTCTGCGTATCTGGTCTATTTCGTACTGCAGCACATCCTTTGAAAGATGATAGTCTGGAATACCATACCAGGCAGTGCCTCCTGCATGGCGCGACTGTTCATATATGGTTACGGCATGACCATACCTTCTGAGAAGTTCAGCAGCTGCGAGGCCCGCGGGGCCAGCTCCTATCACAGCAACCCTCTTTCCAGTATCTTTACCTATTGATGGTAAGGGCTGAGGGTGACCGTTTCTCTCCCAGTCTGCTACGAATCGCTGAATCATTCCAACTGCTATCGGCTCGCCTATGACGTTCAGGTGGCACGCAGCTTCACAGAGACCGTCCAATTGAGGACAGACCCTGGCGCATGTTCCAAGAAGGGGGTTTGTTTCCCTGATCCTTCTGTAAGCTGTGGCGAAATCGCCTCTTGAGACAGCTTCGTTCATACCTCTTACATCAAGCTGCACAGGACAGGCATCCATACATGCAGGATTGCCGCAGAGCAGGCACCTCTGCGCTTCCTCTATCACTTCTTCAGGTGTGTAGGATAGCTGCACCTCACAGAAGCTTGCACGTCTTTTTTCTACAGGAAGTACAGGTGCAGGGAACTTTCCTTTTCTCTTTGGTTCGACAAGTGTATACAACCGTCTCACCTTCTCGGTCTAAAAGCCAAGTAAGCAGTCCTCTCGTATCTTGCATCGGAATGAACGGATGATGCATGTCGAGAGGGTCATGGTCAAAACGGCGCTCTGTGGGGTTTATACGTTTGTCTGTAAAGTTATGTGTAATATGACAAAAGTGCATA
This is a stretch of genomic DNA from Conexivisphaerales archaeon. It encodes these proteins:
- a CDS encoding FAD-dependent oxidoreductase; amino-acid sequence: MYTLVEPKRKGKFPAPVLPVEKRRASFCEVQLSYTPEEVIEEAQRCLLCGNPACMDACPVQLDVRGMNEAVSRGDFATAYRRIRETNPLLGTCARVCPQLDGLCEAACHLNVIGEPIAVGMIQRFVADWERNGHPQPLPSIGKDTGKRVAVIGAGPAGLAAAELLRRYGHAVTIYEQSRHAGGTAWYGIPDYHLSKDVLQYEIDQIRRMGVEIKTGISVGKDVTLSELLQDGADAVLIATGAKDVTPLMIPGSDLRGVIDGYRFLEDVFMEGVQNYLRQPKYDLGNKVLVIGGGDSAIDSARTALRLTNGEVTIMYRRTAKELPAYPLVVSEAQEEGVKFRFLVEPKAFNGVNGRLVSATFSVMKLGEPDSSGRRRPVPTGEEITVECSSVIIAIGRGPNTSIQSREKIRMNERGAIIVDEKFMTSMPGVFAAGDVTTGETLVVKAAAAGRQAAQRIHEYLMGLEDKHVSLYDRYFKNKSYYNMLYGIEEGPPPP